acacacacacacacgcgttcaGGTAACATGCACGTGGCAGGAGACGTAACGGTGGAGGTCTTCTTGCTAAGCGTGTCTATCAGCGTTAATGAGATAGATCAAATCTAGAAAGAGTTGCTATCTAATGTTACCCGAGTATGTTTCCCTCACTATTGTATGGTGACATAAATCgcacgttttttttattgacgtTTTGTAAAAAGGACAAACTAAATTATAGACAAACAGTGTCAGCTAACAATCCGAATGATGCTTTCTATTTGGTAATgctagtaaaaaaaaacacatacatatacctATTTTAGCGATCGACCGCACTCTGTGTGTAATCTAGGAAACTACAGACGCCTAAAATCGTTAACCCCGCCCTACGTAGAGCGCCTGGTGGTGGGGTCGGGGAGCTCACCTGGCGCGGATCTCAGCGTTGATGCAGCTGTTGAAGTCGTACGCTTCCTGCATCCTCTTCACGtgggtcagggggaggggctcctgaaagagggggggggggggggctgttaccTTATGCACAGCAATGGAGGCAACTCTTCCAAGTGTGAAGTACGCATGAATGAGTTTGAGAGTGATTGAGGCAGTGGGTTGGAGAGCGAAGGAGTGAGTTGGAgagtgagtgaacgagtgagtgaatgagtgagtgagtttgagagagagagagagattgagattgaGTCAGTGAGTTTGAGATTGATTGAGTTAGTTtgagagtgaatgagtgaatgcgTTAGTTTGAGAGTGAATGAGTCAGTGAGTATAAAAGTGAGATATTCAGAAATTGAGGCccgatcccatttctaccccttacccctcccccttaccccttcaaaacaagaagggaggggtaaggggaaggggtaaggggtagaaatgggattgggcccgagagtgagtgagtgagtgagttggaGTGAGTTAGAGTGAGTGAATTTGAGATTGAGCGAatttgagagtgagtgagtgagtgagtgagtttcggagtgagtgagagaaactgtctgtctgtctgtctgtgtccgtgtgtctcacctcctgcaggaggagggaCAGGAACTCGATGAcctggtgggaggagagggttgTCAGGTCTGCCGCGGTGAAACCCCCCAGGTCTGCCTCACCGGCctaggagaaggagaaggagggggaggagtcagatcACAGGTCAGACCCGGTCgctctggtgtgtgtgatggcgcCGACGGCCGTAAAGGGGGGAGGTTACCTTGGTCCATTTACTGCACAGCGCGATGCAAGAGTCCGCCATCGTGGTGTCGTACCTGGGGGGAGACATTCTAATCAACTCAACATCCATGGAGCCGATATAGAGCCGTGATACTGGAGAGGGAGTCGTACTGACCGTGGGTCTGATTTTAGACCCATATCTAAAGGCTGATGACTTTAGAATCATAACTCAAGACTTTAGACTCTTATCTAAAGACTGATGACTTTAAAATCATATCTAAAGACTGATGAGTTCAGAGTCATATCTAAAGACTGATGACCGTAGACTCAAATCTAAAGACTAATGAGTTTAGACTCATATCTAAAGActgatttacatttacatttagcagacgcttttatccaaggcgacttacaataagtacatttgtcataagaattGCATCAATATAtatctgtcggtacagaaaggatgttcatagaaccaagtgcaagtacaacaatcgctaggctaaccaattccccgtgttacagccatgatagcagcttctgcagttgctacacagttaagtactataatacaatacaacacaacacaacatgacCGTAGACTCGTATCTAAAGACTAATGAGTTCAGACTCGTATCTAAAGACTGGTGACCGGTCAGTTTATTTGCATTCGCTACATATTTGTTGCCATGTACCTGTAGGCAGGGATCTGTAAGAGTGTGATTCGAACACAAATTTGGCCAGCAAATATAAACAATAAAAAGGACTGAGGAGAacactgtgattggccagtgtGGAATTGAGAGCTTCGTCCATTCAACAAGAATGATTTCTCCTTTGGAGCGTGACGGTATTTATCTGTCACGTtccgggaaaaaaaaaacggagaAGCACTCCCGACGAGGCGCTCGATGTCAACGCACTCGGACTCCGAACGAGCGTGCCGATCGTAACCACGGCGACACTCACTGCGGTTTGACGGGCGGCATGCCCGGTGTGTGCATCCAGGCGTTCCAGTCCACCGTGTTGAGGACGTCCACCTGGAGACAGACCCCAGGGGGGGGGCGACGTCAGGAAACGGTATATAACATGTTACAAATATAATAAGTCTGATGCAGGCTGATacaggcccaatcccatttctaccccttacccctccccccttaccccttcaaaacaagggggaggggtaaggggaaggggtagaaatgggattgggccttagccTGAAGAGGCCCCGGATGGGGGGCGGGAgggaaaggtcaaaggttaccttGTCCTGGAAGTAGGTGAACAGGTATGCCTTCCACTCCTCTGTGGTGGCGCTGCCGTAGGCGAACATCTGGATGTAGGACTTGACGAAGCCCATGAACACCACTGCACCGGGGAAGGAACACAACAGATTATTAATCGTGACAGTCCTTTATTTTCTACTCGGATGGAAGGGAAAATAATCAAGCACTTTTCCTAATGCCCGAAGTCAACAATTTGTACACGGTTGTAAACACACTGAAAAACAAACTTTATTAAAAAAGAATAATTCAATCCAATGCGTTTCAgatacagtttgtgtgtgtgcgtgtgtgtccgtctgtctctgtgtgtttatgtttgctgAGTAtatgtgcgtctatgtgtgtgtgagagaaaatggtttgtgtgtgtatatatacacgtgtgtctgtttgcgtgtatgagtgagagtctgtctgtctgtctgtctgtctgtctgtctgtctgtctgtctgtctgtctgtctgtctgtctgtgtgtgtgcgcacacgcatgcgcgcgcacacgtacatgcatacgtgtgtacgtacgtacgtacgtacatgcatgcgtgtgtgtgagatattaaaagagactgcgtgtgtgtgtgtgagcgagggcAATAGAGTGTGTGGCTGCACGATAGACAGACGGAGGCAGAAGGTGTGCGTGTCCCCCTCACCAGGGCcccccagcagctcctccaggtgGTAGAGCAGGGCGAACCCCTTCTCGTAGGGCACGGAGGAGAAGGCGTCGTCTGGGTTCACGTCCTGAAGGCTGGGGACCAGGTTAGTCAGGGGGTTGTCGGCTCCGAACGTCttcacctggaggggggggggggggcgtgtacGGTTTAGTGtcgggttacacacacacacacacacacacacacacacacacacacacacacacacacacacacacacacacacacacacacacacacacacacacacacacacacacacacacacacacacacacacacacacacacacacacacacacggccagctcgtcaggagcaggcAGGGTTAGAGAGGCGTCTTGCCCAGGGACACGGGTAGGGTGTATTCCATTTAGATGGCTGTCCTCCGAGAACAGACTGTGGTTGAATTGGAACTGGGAGGGTTGATCTGATCGGTAATCATTGAATCATCGGGACTTCGCTATTtcactgcggtgtgtgtgcctctgtgtgtgtgtgcgtgcgtgcgtgtgtatgcctgcttgtgtgtgtgtgtgcttgtgtatttgtgtgcatgctttgtgtatgtgtgcatgcttgtgtgcatgcgtgcatgcttgtttgcgtgcgtgcgggctgttgtgtgtttgtgtgtgtgtgtgtgtgtgtgtatgtgtatgtgtgtgtgtgtgtgtgcgtgtgtgtgcttgtgtgtgagtgcgctgCTCACAGATTCCTGCAGCTCTTTCCAGCCTCCCATGGCCTTGAACTGTCTGAACTGCTCGCTCTCCATAGATCTGCCGATCATGCGCTCCAGGTAGACGGTGTGGCCCTCGttcagcctggggggggggggggggggggggacagagagacagagtaagagagacagaaacagagagacagagtaagaaagacagagagacggggaaAACGAATGTGTTGCAGAGTTGAACTGGTTTGACAAAACCAACCATCTAGCCAGACCACAATCACCACCCCAACTATAATATGATGGTTGCTACATGATGGTAATCAATCACAGTCACAGGTCTACTCATGCTTAGAATGCGAGCGACGCTATTAGAGAGTATGTTTTCTCTCCTAATGTTCGGGATTTCACTATCAaagagtctgtctgtctgtctgtctgtctgtctgtctgtctgtctgtctgtctgtctgtctgtctgtctgtctgtctgtctgtctgtctgtctgtctgtctgtctgtctgtctgtctgtctgtctgtctgtctgtctgtctgtctgtctgtctgtctgtctgtctgtctgtctgtctgtctgtctgtctgtctgtctgtctgtctgtctgtctgtctgtctgtctgtctgtctgtctgtctgtctgtctgtctgtctgtctgtctgtctgtctgtctgtctgtctgtctgtctgtctgtctgtctgtctgtctgtctgtctgtctgtctgtctgtctgtctgtctgtctgtctgtctgtctgtctgtctgtctgtctgtctgtctgtctgtctgtctgtctgtctgtctgtctgtctgtctgtctgtctgtctgtctgtctgtctgtctgtctgtctgtctgtctgtctgtctgtctgtctgtctgtctgtctgtctgtctgtctgtctgtctgtctgtctgtctgtctgtctgtctgtctgtctgtctgtctgtctgtctgtctgtctgtctgtctgtctgtctgtctgtctgtctgtctgtctgtctgtctgtctgtctgtctgtctgtctgtctgtctgtctgtctgtctgtctgtctgtctgtctgtctgtctgtctgtctgtctgtctgtctgtctgtctgtctgtctgtctgtctgtctgtctgtctgtctgtctgtctgtctgtctgtctgtctgtctgtctgtctgtctgtctgtctgtctgtctgtctgtctgtctgtctgtctgtctgtctgtctgtctgtctgtctgtctgtctgtctgtctgtctgtctgtctgtctgtctgtctgtctgtctgtctgtctgtctgtctgtctgtctgtctgtctgtctgtctgtctgtctgtctgtctgtctgtctgtctgtctgtctgtctgtctgtctgtctgtctgtctgtctgtctgtctgtctgtctgtctgtctgtctgtctgtctgtctgtctgtctgtctgtctgtctgtctgtctgtctgtctgtctgtctgtctgtctgtctgtctgtctgtctgtctgtctgtctgtctgtctgtctgtctgtctgtctgtctgtctgtctgtctgtctgtctgtctgtctgtctgtctgtctgtctgtctgtctgtctgtctgtctgtctgtctgtctgtctgtctgtctgtctgtctgtctgtctgtctgtctgtctgtctgtctgtctgtctgtctgtctgtctgtctgtctgtctgtctgtctgtctgtctgtctgtctgtctgtctgtctgtctgtctgtctgtctgtctgtctgtctgtctgtctgtctgtctgtctgtctgtctgtctgtctgtctgtctgtctgtctgtctgtctgtctgtctgtctgtctgtctgtctgtctgtctgtctgtctgtctgtctgtctgtctgtctgtctgtctgtctgtctgtctgtctgtctgtctgtctgtctgtctgtctgtctgtctgtctgtctgtctgtctgtctgtctgtctgtctgtctgtctgtctgtctgtctgtctgtctgtctgtctgtctgtctgtctgtctgtctgtctgtctgtctgtctgtctgtctgtctgtctgtctgtctgtctgtctgtctgtctgtctgtctgtctgtctgtctgtctgtctgtctgtctgtctgtctgtctgtctgtctgtctgtctgtctgtctgtctgtctgtctgtctgtctgtctgtctgtctgtctgtctgtctgtctgtctgtctgtctgtctgtctgtctgtctgtctgtctgtctgtctgtctgtctgtctgtctgtctgtctgtctgtctgtctgtctgtctgtctgtctgtctgtctgtctgtctgtctgtctgtctgtctgtctgtctgtctgtctgtctgtctgtctgtctgtctgtctgtctgtctgtctgtctgtctgtctgtctgtctgtctgtctgtctgtaagaGAGAATGGTGAAACAGGCAGACACAGTGAGATGTCTGCGTGGGCCTCTGTTCACACTGATCCCAGGATTAAGGACCAGGCCGGGAGAGAGATACACCCCAGTATAGCTTCATACTGAACAATGTATCGTGCGCATAGTCAATACAGCGACGAGTATTGTTCTTGCATAGCTGTGGAGCGATATATTCGAGGGAATGTCAGGGTAGAGATGTATTACTGGACAAATTTGCTATAATTCCTCCCTCGCTTAATTTCACTAGTTTAGGGGAATTTTCTTTCATAtgaaaacaatcacacacacgcgcgtgtgtgtgaactcATACAAACATCACACTTGAAGAGCTGCATCTACACCAAAGATGTCATCTTCTTTAAGGGTTATAGTGACGCGTGTATCAGATAGATGATGCGTTGAATGGCGGGAACAGCCCAACCAGAAgttagggctgtgcaattaatcaaatTGTAATCGTGATTTCGATTTTTGGGTCAAACAATCTCCAAAATAATAGTTGagttgaaacaaaaaaaaaaaattaacatctgGACACATacttgctttttttttaaggggagATTTCAAAGTTCTCcattacaaagtgttttttttggtgagaaatgctgaataaatgcatcatgtttccaactcaaaaataatcgttagaaTAATCgcgatttcaatattgaccaaaataatcgtgattatgattttgtCCATATTCGAGCAGCCCTACCAGAAGTGCTCCCAGGTCTTGTTAGTCACCAGGTTACCGGTCCAGCTGTGGGAGATCTCGTGGGCGATGACCtggggacggacagacggacagacgatCACCGTGATACATGCTTTTTGCATACAGTGTTGTTTTCAGCCTCATTGTGGCTCTTTAATGCAAAACGCACACACTGTCATGCAAAGTCTGATTCAAAACAAATATGTTGGGATCAGGtgtgttgcgtgtttgtgtgtcaaagGATTACAGAGAGGGAGTTTTTGTCTTACGTTGGATAAGGATCGGTCTCCGGCCtgcaacacaaaataaaaaacaaaattttACATACAAATATCAAGATACCAAGAGTACAAATCCTAAAAATATGGCAGGTGCCATTTGAAAATATAATAACTTTATTTTAAATAGCAATTTTGATGGTTTTATTGTGAAGTGATACACACCTCACAAAGCATACAATTACTCAATATGTTTTAATTCACTGTCTAAAATCAAACCTGAAACTTTGTGTTTgcgtaatatataatataaatgtgtgcgtgtctaatacaatataaatgtgtgcgtgtgtgtgtctaatacaatgtaaatgtgtgcgtgtgtgtgtctaatacaatgtaatgtgagtgtgtgtgtctaatgcaatgtaatgtgtgtgtgtgtgtgtgtgtgtgtgtgtgtgtctaatacaatgtaatgtgtgtgtgtgtgtgtgtctaatacaatgttgtgtgtgtgtgtctaatacaatgtaatgtgagtgtgtgtctaatacaatgttgtgtgtgtgtgtgtgtgtgtgtgtgtgtgtgtgtgtgtgtgtgtgtgtgtgtgtgtgtgtgtgtgtgtgtgtgtgtgtgtgtgtgtgtgtgtgtgtgtgtgtgtgtgtgtgtgtgtgtgtgtcctcctacCAGCAGGGTGGGCGTGGCGAAGGTGAGGCAAGGGTTCTCCATACCCCCgtaggggaaggaggggggcagCACCAGGATGTCGTACTGGCCCCACACGTACGGCCCCACCAGGGACTCCGCCGTCTTCAGCATGTTCTCCGTCTGCGGAGGGGCGGGGCATACACAGGAAGTGTCACTCACCCGCACGTCCGGTTGTTAAACGGAGGAGGGATCAGGGCAGAGTGGGGTGAACTATAAAGGGGATGAATCTCACCTCGGAAAACTCAAACGCCGCCTTGTCTACAAACTCCTTCTCGGACCAGACAAGAGACCGGGGCCCGATCTctctggcggggggggggacgaaagatataacatataaatataaacatatataatgtaatattaatGCAGAAGATAGAAATAAAGAAGAGACTATTGTTGACTCTTAGCCTACACAAGACCAAAGCACACGGGCCGTAGAGGTAAAAGACTCTAGAATCTGAAAATAGACATGATCCTTTCCGGAGGGTGAGAAAAAAATTAGGCTACGCTAGGTATGCGCTCGGGGTACTTTGCTCCTTTGAAACAAGACGATCCTATTGGTTGTATtcaaaagtatgaaaatatatatagaaaaaaacGGGTTTTACGCCTAGGCTAAATCAGGCTTTTCCCTGACAAGACTTCACCCCCTGGGAGACCGAGCCTTCTGCTCCGCTGCCCCTCACATCTGGGACCCCCTCCCTGAACATCTGCGGAAACCCCAGTCTGTGGAGACTTTTAAAAAAGGACTAAAAACCTTTTTGTTCAATCAGGCGTTCTTAAATTGTCCTTTGATTTTTTACCAAAATTAAATCTTCACTTCAACTCCTCTTTTAGCTGTTTTTATTAACGTATTTTATCACTGGACTTTAATGCCTGATTGCCCTTAGTGTTTGGTTATTAAGTTTTTTTCGGTttctgtagcactttgagattgttTTATGAAAAGTGTAAAGTGCTTTACagttaaaatgtattattattatgtgttatTAAGTGTTCACGTGTCAGTACAGTGGAACACTGTCAGCGCAGGCTGGGGCCGTTGCTGGTTGTGTGTCGGTTCAGGGAGCGGAGAACACGGTACCTGCTCTCCAGCGCCCCCACCACGATGGCGATCAGGTAGGACGGCATCGGCACCTGAGGagcatgggtgggggggggggggggggggggggtcaaaggtcggcAGATATACACACAATTAAAGCGGTTTCTGTTTCCTGTATTGGAGACACGCAAGCCTGGTAGTTCCTCATGACAGCAAAATGGTTCCCGAGCAACACAGGCTAACGTACGCCGAGATTGGCGACGAGTTAATACAATAAATGATTTGTGACACGatgacagggtgtgtgtgtgtgtgcgttcaagtgtttttgtgtgtgtgtgtgtgcctgtgtatgtgtgtgtgaacattatCAGGGATGCAGCGAGTGATTGTTGAGGTGACCTATGAAACGGCTCCTAAAACGTctttgagccaatcagaagcgaGGACCGGAGAGCGGCGGGGAGATGTGGGCGGGCTCACCGGCTGTCTGAAGCGGTAGATGAGCCGGCTGCTGTCCTCCGGGTCGGGCGCCTGTCCGTCACGCATGGCGCTCATCACGGCCACCAGCTCCTGTGGCACGGACACCTGGAGGgcagcgcacgcacacgcacacgcacacgcacacacacacacacacacacacacacacacacacacacacacacacacacacacacaccttaagtACAGCCAGGATGATGCAGGGCTAGGCTGTACAATATGGTCATATTGATTCATTATTATGTGACGAACATTGAAAAGATCCAATTATATTAttgcaataatataataatgattttttttttacataatacTGTTCTGGGATTTTCTGCAGTGAAACGTAGATACTCAAAACCTTGTTATTGGCCCATTTTTTAGATTTTGGAAGCTGATCGAATATATGATTTAGTCAC
The nucleotide sequence above comes from Gadus chalcogrammus isolate NIFS_2021 chromosome 4, NIFS_Gcha_1.0, whole genome shotgun sequence. Encoded proteins:
- the lta4h gene encoding leukotriene A-4 hydrolase; translated protein: MASVQDPCSFASSSKCTTKHLNLSYHVDFERRVLKGKVALTVEVLEDRCSTVTLDTRDLTIFSATANGQSAKFNMGPEHSFLGTPLEITLPFELSRGQQVIVEVAYETAPKATALQWLTPDQTAGKKQPYLFSQCQAIHCRTMIPCQDTPSVKHTYYAQVSVPQELVAVMSAMRDGQAPDPEDSSRLIYRFRQPVPMPSYLIAIVVGALESREIGPRSLVWSEKEFVDKAAFEFSETENMLKTAESLVGPYVWGQYDILVLPPSFPYGGMENPCLTFATPTLLAGDRSLSNVIAHEISHSWTGNLVTNKTWEHFWLNEGHTVYLERMIGRSMESEQFRQFKAMGGWKELQESVKTFGADNPLTNLVPSLQDVNPDDAFSSVPYEKGFALLYHLEELLGGPVVFMGFVKSYIQMFAYGSATTEEWKAYLFTYFQDKVDVLNTVDWNAWMHTPGMPPVKPQYDTTMADSCIALCSKWTKAGEADLGGFTAADLTTLSSHQVIEFLSLLLQEEPLPLTHVKRMQEAYDFNSCINAEIRARWLRLCVKSRWEEAVPKALQMATEQGRMKFTRPLFREVYNFDKFRDEAVRMFKTHRAAMHPVMLDLLSKDLKVDLTSC